A window of Solanum stenotomum isolate F172 chromosome 3, ASM1918654v1, whole genome shotgun sequence contains these coding sequences:
- the LOC125858182 gene encoding gibberellin 20-oxidase-like protein, translating to MSESQTSVKLPIFDISRPLSSSNSLKSLSLACKEWGFFHISNHGIPRDLCKQLHFLSNQIFDLPCDVKLNAGPLSNIRTYTPHFIASPFFESLRVSGPDFFASAQSTSQALINQSIPEFSHAMEVYGSKMVEVSKSIVEVILMSLGPEFEQKFASEFKNCHGYLRVNNYTPPESPENVQEKVEGLGMHTDMSCITIVYQDEVGGLQVRSKEGKWMDIDPCQDTLVVNIGDLLQAWSNGKLRSSEHRVVLKEPVSRFSIAFFWCFEDEKLIVAPQEIVGKGNLKVYKPFVCADYLKFRESNEKGKFEKVGFTVKHFAAK from the exons ATGTCTGAGTCTCAGACTTCAGTAAAACTTCCCATTTTCGACATTTCGAGGCCATTGAGTTCATCAAATTCCCTCAAGTCCCTTTCTTTAGCTTGTAAAGAATGGGGCTTTTTTCACATCAGTAACCATGGAATTCCCAGAGACTTATGTAAACAACTTCATTTCCTTTCTAACCAAATTTTCGATCTCCCGTGTGATGTAAAGCTCAATGCTGGACCTTTATCAAATATAAGAACCTATACTCCTCACTTCATTGCTTCCCCTTTCTTTGAAAGCCTCAGGGTGTCTGGACCTGACTTCTTTGCTTCTGCACAAAGCACTTCCCAAGCCCTGATCAACCAGTCAATTCCAGAATTCAG TCATGCAATGGAGGTATATGGGAGCAAAATGGTAGAAGTGTCCAAAAGCATTGTTGAGGTCATACTGATGAGCTTAGGTCCTGAATTTGAGCAAAAATTTGCATCGGAATTCAAGAACTGTCATGGTTATCTAAGAGTAAACAACTATACTCCACCTGAAAGCCCGGAAAATGTACAAGAAAAAGTTGAAGGGCTAGGGATGCACACTGATATGAGCTGCATAACAATAGTATATCAAGATGAAGTTGGTGGACTTCAAGTGAGATCCAAAGAAGGCAAGTGGATGGATATTGATCCTTGCCAAGACACACTTGTTGTGAATATTGGAGATCTCTTGCAGGCATGGAGTAATGGGAAATTGAGGTCATCTGAACACAGAGTTGTCCTGAAAGAGCCTGTGAGTCGATTTTCCATCGCGTTCTTTTGGTGCTTTGAAGATGAGAAACTGATTGTTGCACCACAAGAGATTGTGGGGAAGGGAAATTTGAAGGTCTATAAGCCTTTTGTTTGTGCTGATTATTTGAAGTTTAGAGAAAGCAATGAGAAAGGCAAGTTTGAGAAAGTTGGTTTCACTGTCAAACATTTTGCAGCTAAATAG
- the LOC125858170 gene encoding kinesin-like protein KIN-10C isoform X2, producing MALSTPDSNRLKLNAGPRISRRVRIVGKFRGFTDQESAIPGGDSKPWVTVSRSQENGSDSSGKVTISFGDEGSSRKDVYELDNCYEQDDDNGIVFSREVKPLISEVLSGRNASIIAYGARGSGKTHTIQGSVDKQGLAAMAIAEILSQTKDVEKAVVVFVSFYEVFQDHVYDLLDPNHPEVQVLEDSQGKIKLKGLSKATVDSISHFHDLCACWTAPCYSAQKTPLQMPKRSHKGLMIRIASADDIQGSKRPNVMNFVDLAGYEDSRRSSKDGISLTESTRINKSLYAIMNVVYALNTNEKRVPYREGKLTRMLQESLGGSNHVLLLTCLNPIPCQDTLYVASLASRSCQSTGQILTSSAMKSKKHTNQQVRLMGTPLSGKKNNSASNLTGRKLFSERKAVFSKQDEVSSATKFKPRSKNASTITSSFHKKTSQDKSDSDSSGALILSAENEIPSAFKETICDKNIEKDASPPNKATDLEVTPEVLCDVKEIISFPDDGTVGIEKKNEDMSIDKVGSPPLSARLREITNNLRLLEASTPLHVLMPKRSDVSHGNLDSCDIIEPKTPKTETDVRTLEIVKYSSPWEKFHTRSSGVKNCLVQEYLKFLNTASKEELTRIKGIGEKRATYILELREESPEPFKRLEDLQEVGLSAKEVNGLMRRMAGQLFI from the exons ATGGCTTTGTCGACGCCCGATTCAAATCGCCTGAAACTCAACGCCGGTCCAAGAATCTCACGTAGGGTGCGAATTGTTGGAAAATTTCGAGGATTTACCGATCAGGAATCTGCAATTCCCGGCGGAGATTCGAAGCCGTGGGTCACTGTTTCCCGTTCGCAAGAGAACGGCTCTGATTCGTCTGGAAAAGTTACAATCTCATTCGGAGATGAAGGGAGTAG CCGTAAAGATGTATATGAATTAGATAATTGCTATGAACAAGACGATGATAATGGTATAGTATTCTCAAGAGAGGTAAAACCACTGATATCAGAAGTTCTAAGTGGTCGAAATGCATCCATTATTGCATATGGGGCAAGAGGCAGTGGAAAAACCCACACAATCCAG GGTTCTGTGGACAAACAAGGTTTGGCAGCAATGGCAATAGCTGAGATCCTTTCGCAAACAAAGGATGTAGAGAAAGCGGTAGTGGTCTTCGTTTCCTTTTATGAGGTGTTCCAGGATCATGTCTATGATCTTTTGGATCCTAATCATCCTGAAGTTCAAGTTCTTGAAGATTCTCAAGGAAAAATAAAGCTCAAAGGATTGTCTAAG GCCACTGTGGATTCTATTTCACACTTTCATGATCTATGCGCTTGTTGGACCGCACCATGCTATTCAGCACAAAAGACACCACTCCAAATGCCCAAAAGGAGTCATAAAGGTTTAATGATACGTATAGCATCTGCCGATGACATCCAGGGTAGTAAACGTCCCAATGTGATGAACTTTGTGGATTTGGCAG GCTATGAGGATTCCAGAAGAAGTAGCAAAGATGGAATTTCACTTACTGAAAGTACTAGAATAAACAAATCTTTGTATGCCATTATGAATGTGGTGTATGCTCTGAACACAAATGAAAAGCGTGTGCCTTATCGAGAAGGCAAACTCACTCGGATGCTGCAGGAATCTCTTGGAGGCTCCAATCATGTTTTGTTGCTTACCTGCTTG AATCCAATTCCTTGCCAAGATACTCTTTATGTAGCAAGTTTGGCTTCACGATCTTGTCAAAGCACTGGCCAGATTTTGACAAGCTCTGCAATGAAAAGTAAAAAGCACACTAATCAACAAGTACGACTAATGGGTACCCCGTTGTCTGGGAAAAAGAACAACTCTGCTAGCAATTTAACAGGAAG GAAATTATTCAGTGAGAGAAAAGCTGTCTTCTCTAAGCAG GATGAAGTCTCCTCAGCTACAAAGTTTAAGCCTCGATCAAAAAATGCTTCAACCATCACATCTTCCTTCCATAAAAAG ACTTCTCAAGATAAGTCCGATTCAGATAGTTCTGGAGCCTTGATATTATCAGCAGAAAAT GAAATCCCAAGTGCTTTCAAGGAAACAATCTGcgataaaaatatagaaaag GATGCCTCTCCACCAAATAAAGCAACAGATTTAGAAGTTACTCCCGAAGTTCTTTGTGACGTCAAAGAAATAATTTCATTTCCAGATGATG GTACTGTTGGTatagagaagaaaaatgaagacaTGAGCATAGACAAAGTTGGATCACCACCACTAAGTGCAAGACTTAgagaaataacaaataatttaaggTTGTTGGAGGCTTCAACTCCTTTGcatgtactgatgccaaagCGGTCGGATGTATCCCATGGAAACCTTGATAGTTGCGACATTATAGAACCTAAAACCCCAAAAACTGAAACTGATGTGAGAACTTTGGAGATTGTCAAGTACAGTAGTCCTTGGGAGAAATTTCATACCCGCAGTTCTGGAGTAAAG AATTGTCTTGTCCAAGAATATCTGAAGTTCTTAAATACTGCCAGCAA GGAAGAGTTAACAAGGATTAAG GGAATTGGAGAAAAGAGAGCAACTTACATTCTTGAACTTCGTGAAGAATCTCCTGAACCTTTTAAGAGG CTTGAAGATTTGCAAGAAGTTGGTCTCTCGGCGAAGGAG GTAAATGGCTTGATGAGAAGAATGGCTGGACAGCTTTTCATCTAG
- the LOC125858174 gene encoding uncharacterized protein LOC125858174 gives MSVLCGLPPLLECVYCVACARWAWKRCLHSAGHDSENWSVAKAEEFEPVPRLCRYILAVYEDDLRQPQSEPPEGYGVNPDCLIVKKNYPDTGGRAPPYLLYLDHDHADIVLAIRGLNLAKESDYAVLLDNKLGKRKFDGGYVHNGLLKAAGLVLNAECEIMKQLLEKYPNYTLTITGHSLGSGVAALLTMVIAQNLDKLGNIDRKRIRCFAIAPARCMSLNLAVRYADVINSIVLQDDFLPRTATPLEDIFKSLFCLPCLLCLRCMRDTCISEEKMLKDPRRLYAPGRLYHIVERKPFRCGRFPPVVKTAVPVDGRFEHIVLSCNATSDHAIIWIEREARRALELMQERDHVTKIPAKQKMERQQTLTREHNEEHKAALQRAVTLAVPHAFSPSYYGTFDELDEEQSDTSVRDSSPGSSSRSKTKDNWDELIERLYDKDESGHKILQRSRSQ, from the exons ATGTCTGTTCTCTGTGGTTTACCCCCTCTCCTTGAATGTGTATACTGTGTAGCTTGTGCTCGCTGGGCATGGAAGCGGTGCCTCCATAGTGCAGGACATGACAGCGAAAATTGGAGTGTTGCCAAGGCTGAAGAATTTGAACCTGTCCCTAGGCTATGCCGATACATATTGGCTGTATATGAAGATGATCTTAGACAACCTCAGTCGGAACCACCTGAAGGATATGGAGTTAATCCAGATTgtttaattgtgaagaaaaaCTATCCAGATACCGGTGGTCGAGCACCACCATATCTCTTATATCTGGATCATGATCATGCTGACATAGTTCTTGCTATTAGAGGTCTTAATTTGGCGAAAGAGAGTGATTATGCAGTCTTGTTGGACAATAAGCTGGGCAAACGGAAATTTGATGGTGGGTATGTTCACAATGGCTTATTAAAAGCAGCTGGATTGGTGTTAAATGCCGAATGTGAGATCATGAAGCAATTGCTGGAGAAATATCCAAACTATACTTTAACAATTACCGGACATTCACTTGGGTCAGGTGTAGCAGCGTTATTGACAATGGTGATAGCACAAAATCTTGACAAGCTGGGCAATATTGATAGGAAAAGAATCAGGTGCTTTGCTATTGCACCAGCTAGATGTATGTCACTGAATCTGGCAGTGAGATATGCAGATGTCATCAACTCCATTGTGCTTCAG GATGATTTCTTGCCACGGACAGCAACCCCCTTGGAAGATATATTCAAGTCACTATTCTG TTTACCATGCCTCTTATGCCTAAGGTGCATGAGAGATACATGCATCTCAGAAGAGAAGATGCTCAAGGATCCACGAAGGCTTTACGCCCCAGGTCGCCTCTACCACATTGTTGAGAGGAAACCTTTTAG ATGTGGACGATTTCCACCTGTTGTGAAGACTGCAGTTCCAGTGGATGGGAGATTTGAGCACATAGTTCTCTCTTGTAATGCTACTTCTGATCATGCAATTATCTGGATAGAGAGAGAAGCACGAAGGGCCTTGGAA TTGATGCAAGAGAGAGATCATGTGACGAAAATTCCAGCAAAGCAAAAGATGGAGCGACAACAGACATTAACTAGAGAGCACAACGAGGAGCATAAAGCTGCTCTACAGAGAGCTGTCACCTTGGCTGTTCCACATGCTTTTTCACCTTCTTATTACGGAACTTTTGATGAACTAGACGAAGAACAGTCTGATACATCAGTCCGGGATTCATCCCCAGGGTCGTCAAGTAGAAGCAAGACCAAAGATAACTGGGATGAACTGATTGAGCGTCTATATGACAAGGATGAATCAGGTCATAAGATATTACAAAGATCAAGATCCCAGTGA
- the LOC125858170 gene encoding kinesin-like protein KIN-10C isoform X1, with protein sequence MALSTPDSNRLKLNAGPRISRRVRIVGKFRGFTDQESAIPGGDSKPWVTVSRSQENGSDSSGKVTISFGDEGSSRKDVYELDNCYEQDDDNGIVFSREVKPLISEVLSGRNASIIAYGARGSGKTHTIQGSVDKQGLAAMAIAEILSQTKDVEKAVVVFVSFYEVFQDHVYDLLDPNHPEVQVLEDSQGKIKLKGLSKATVDSISHFHDLCACWTAPCYSAQKTPLQMPKRSHKGLMIRIASADDIQGSKRPNVMNFVDLAGYEDSRRSSKDGISLTESTRINKSLYAIMNVVYALNTNEKRVPYREGKLTRMLQESLGGSNHVLLLTCLNPIPCQDTLYVASLASRSCQSTGQILTSSAMKSKKHTNQQVRLMGTPLSGKKNNSASNLTGRKLFSERKAVFSKQDEVSSATKFKPRSKNASTITSSFHKKTSQDKSDSDSSGALILSAENIQEIPSAFKETICDKNIEKDASPPNKATDLEVTPEVLCDVKEIISFPDDGTVGIEKKNEDMSIDKVGSPPLSARLREITNNLRLLEASTPLHVLMPKRSDVSHGNLDSCDIIEPKTPKTETDVRTLEIVKYSSPWEKFHTRSSGVKNCLVQEYLKFLNTASKEELTRIKGIGEKRATYILELREESPEPFKRLEDLQEVGLSAKEVNGLMRRMAGQLFI encoded by the exons ATGGCTTTGTCGACGCCCGATTCAAATCGCCTGAAACTCAACGCCGGTCCAAGAATCTCACGTAGGGTGCGAATTGTTGGAAAATTTCGAGGATTTACCGATCAGGAATCTGCAATTCCCGGCGGAGATTCGAAGCCGTGGGTCACTGTTTCCCGTTCGCAAGAGAACGGCTCTGATTCGTCTGGAAAAGTTACAATCTCATTCGGAGATGAAGGGAGTAG CCGTAAAGATGTATATGAATTAGATAATTGCTATGAACAAGACGATGATAATGGTATAGTATTCTCAAGAGAGGTAAAACCACTGATATCAGAAGTTCTAAGTGGTCGAAATGCATCCATTATTGCATATGGGGCAAGAGGCAGTGGAAAAACCCACACAATCCAG GGTTCTGTGGACAAACAAGGTTTGGCAGCAATGGCAATAGCTGAGATCCTTTCGCAAACAAAGGATGTAGAGAAAGCGGTAGTGGTCTTCGTTTCCTTTTATGAGGTGTTCCAGGATCATGTCTATGATCTTTTGGATCCTAATCATCCTGAAGTTCAAGTTCTTGAAGATTCTCAAGGAAAAATAAAGCTCAAAGGATTGTCTAAG GCCACTGTGGATTCTATTTCACACTTTCATGATCTATGCGCTTGTTGGACCGCACCATGCTATTCAGCACAAAAGACACCACTCCAAATGCCCAAAAGGAGTCATAAAGGTTTAATGATACGTATAGCATCTGCCGATGACATCCAGGGTAGTAAACGTCCCAATGTGATGAACTTTGTGGATTTGGCAG GCTATGAGGATTCCAGAAGAAGTAGCAAAGATGGAATTTCACTTACTGAAAGTACTAGAATAAACAAATCTTTGTATGCCATTATGAATGTGGTGTATGCTCTGAACACAAATGAAAAGCGTGTGCCTTATCGAGAAGGCAAACTCACTCGGATGCTGCAGGAATCTCTTGGAGGCTCCAATCATGTTTTGTTGCTTACCTGCTTG AATCCAATTCCTTGCCAAGATACTCTTTATGTAGCAAGTTTGGCTTCACGATCTTGTCAAAGCACTGGCCAGATTTTGACAAGCTCTGCAATGAAAAGTAAAAAGCACACTAATCAACAAGTACGACTAATGGGTACCCCGTTGTCTGGGAAAAAGAACAACTCTGCTAGCAATTTAACAGGAAG GAAATTATTCAGTGAGAGAAAAGCTGTCTTCTCTAAGCAG GATGAAGTCTCCTCAGCTACAAAGTTTAAGCCTCGATCAAAAAATGCTTCAACCATCACATCTTCCTTCCATAAAAAG ACTTCTCAAGATAAGTCCGATTCAGATAGTTCTGGAGCCTTGATATTATCAGCAGAAAAT ATTCAGGAAATCCCAAGTGCTTTCAAGGAAACAATCTGcgataaaaatatagaaaag GATGCCTCTCCACCAAATAAAGCAACAGATTTAGAAGTTACTCCCGAAGTTCTTTGTGACGTCAAAGAAATAATTTCATTTCCAGATGATG GTACTGTTGGTatagagaagaaaaatgaagacaTGAGCATAGACAAAGTTGGATCACCACCACTAAGTGCAAGACTTAgagaaataacaaataatttaaggTTGTTGGAGGCTTCAACTCCTTTGcatgtactgatgccaaagCGGTCGGATGTATCCCATGGAAACCTTGATAGTTGCGACATTATAGAACCTAAAACCCCAAAAACTGAAACTGATGTGAGAACTTTGGAGATTGTCAAGTACAGTAGTCCTTGGGAGAAATTTCATACCCGCAGTTCTGGAGTAAAG AATTGTCTTGTCCAAGAATATCTGAAGTTCTTAAATACTGCCAGCAA GGAAGAGTTAACAAGGATTAAG GGAATTGGAGAAAAGAGAGCAACTTACATTCTTGAACTTCGTGAAGAATCTCCTGAACCTTTTAAGAGG CTTGAAGATTTGCAAGAAGTTGGTCTCTCGGCGAAGGAG GTAAATGGCTTGATGAGAAGAATGGCTGGACAGCTTTTCATCTAG
- the LOC125858171 gene encoding uncharacterized protein At3g49055: METHSHIRDLRSQNSSLLAEIEILRSSNQNLQSELTQKDELLHQIQLQKDDVLKQYVDLSEAIKEVSKERDTLLLSIQRLEDDFSRRGMEFYEETERIRIKLEVSRKKAEELLDEKKEQSEVCSRNLEIVQSAKHGLLRLVENLDLCVHRSGNSELKHEEKDEKTKLLNEKSAVFSVVLELVNLVEEKWGECEEMRKKEKRELENSVASLEEENRDISSLLKIALVEKDAAEKSLNRLRGNSEQKKAAILQIAERGLQKVGFGLGFGFMMGSATSETPSDNLDSDANVKSDNDECQEAVTLASTVETITKKLRVEITQLQRSLEESRSDMESLQHLSDKQSQKLAENMIYIKELEDKKMMLTEKVEELMIENKESEEEISRWREACEMEVEAGKKAINEHKELVNILKQELEKTRAALHISNCKLQLKDEIEAAAIAAREAAERSLQLADSRATELRKQIEELTRQLEVAEKKERINRRRVRHVCWPMRALKFCPATNTTGIRNVTQMIPEMHTLSVNI, from the exons ATGGAAACACATTCGCATATTCGTGATTTACGCTCACAAAACAGTTCTCTCCTCGCAGAAATCGAGATTCTTCGCTCTTCCAACCAAAACCTCCAATCGGAATTGACGCAAAAGGATGAACTCCTTCACCAAATTCAGTTGCAAAAGGATGATGTTCTCAAGCAATACGTTGATCTCTCGGAGGCCATCAAAGAGGTATCGAAGGAAAGAGACACACTTCTTCTATCGATTCAGAGACTTGAAGATGATTTTAGCCGGAGAGGAATGGAATTTTATGAAGAAACAGAGAGAATTAGAATCAAGCTTGAGGTTTCGAGGAAGAAAGCTGAGGAACTATTAGATGAGAAAAAAGAGCAATCGGAAGTTTGTTCACGTAATTTGGAGATCGTACAATCAGCGAAGCATGGCTTACTGAGGTTAGTTGAGAATCTCGATTTGTGTGTGCATAGATCGGGAAATTCTGAGTTAAAGCACGAAGAGAAAGACGAAAAGACAAAACTGTTAAACGAAAAATCAGCGGTGTTTTCTGTGGTTCTGGAACTGGTGAATTTGGTGGAGGAAAAATGGGGAGAGTGTGAGGAAATgaggaaaaaggagaagagagAATTGGAGAATAGTGTGGCCAGTTTAGAAGAGGAGAATCGAGATATTAGTAGCTTGCTTAAAATTGCTTTGGTGGAAAAGGACGCAGCGGAGAAGAGTTTGAACAGATTAAGAGGCAATTCTGAACAGAAGAAAGCAGCCATTTTGCAGATTGCAGAGAGAGGGTTGCAAAAGGTTGGCTTTGGTCTCGGGTTCGGGTTTATGATGGGAAGTGCAACCAGTGAAACACCTTCAGATAATCTGGATTCTGATGCCAACGTCAAGTCGGATAATGATGAATGCCAAGAAGCTGTTACTCTG GCCTCAACTGTAGAAACAATaacaaagaagttaagagttgaaATCACACAGTTGCAGAGGTCATTGGAGGAATCTAG GTCAGACATGGAGTCTCTACAGCACCTATCAGACAAACAAAGTCAGAAACTAGCAGAAAACATGATATACATTAAAGAGTTGGAAGATAAAAAAATGATGCTTACTGAAAAG GTTGAAGAACTCATGATAGAAAATAAAGAGTCTGAAGAAGAAATTTCTAGATGGAGAGAGGCTTGTGAAATGGAAGTGGAAGCTGGAAAGAAAGCTATTAATGAACACAAAGAACTG GTCAATATTCTGAAACAAGAATTAGAAAAAACCAGAGCTGCTTTACATATTTCCAATTGCAAGTTGCAGCTGAAAGATGAGATAGAGGCGGCAGCCATCGCAGCCAGGGAAGCAGCTGAGAGATCTCTCCAGCTTGCAGACAGCAGGGCTACTGAGCTACGTAAGCAGATTGAGGAACTAACAAGACAATTAGAAGTAGCAGAGAAAAAGGAACGAATTAATCGTCGTAGAGTGAGGCATGTATGTTGGCCTATGCGAGCTCTCAAGTTCTGCCCTGCTACTAATACAACTGGTATTCGAAATGTTACACAGATGATACCAGAAATGCACACTTTGTCCgttaatatttga
- the LOC125858187 gene encoding probable prolyl 4-hydroxylase 12, translating to MTNFLWVFIFVALGICSELLFAEKGRKELRAEEVNGDGIIQSDHPVRSNRFDPSHVVQLSWQPRVFLYRDFLSAEETDHLISLVHGTRNSSTIDNASVDAVKFPTMGIPLDAKDPTSSRIEERISAWTFLPKGNSKPLHVLHSGREGLKGNYGYFESNSTLKSSEPLMATVILYLSNVTKGGQILFPESENKILSDCTKSSDTLRPTKGNAIVFFNVHLDASPDRSSSHARCPVIDGEMWYAIKFFYLRSITVQKDPLQSDGDTYCTDEDENCTRWAATGECERNSVFMVGSPDYYGTCRKSCNAC from the exons ATGACGAACTTTCTTTGGGTTTTCATCTTCGTGGCTTTGGGGATCTGTTCCGAGCTTCTTTTCGCTGAAAA AGGCCGAAAAGAATTGAGGGCTGAGGAAGTGAATGGGGATGGCATTATACAGTCGGACCATCCTGTACGCTCTAATAGATTTGATCCCTCACACGTTGTTCAACTCTCGTGGCAACCAAG ggTTTTCTTGTATAGAGACTTTCTGTCAGCAGAAGAGACTGATCACTTAATCTCTTTG GTGCATGGAACGAGAAATAGCTCCACAATTGATAATGCTTCAGTGGATGCAGTGAAGTTTCCAACTATGGGTATTCCCTTAGATGCAAAG GATCCTACTTCCTCGAGGATCGAAGAAAGGATCTCAGCTTGGACCTTTCTGCCGAAAG GAAACAGCAAGCCGTTGCATGTTCTGCATTCTGGGCGTGAGGGTTTAAAGGGGAATTATGGTTATTTTGAGAGTAACTCCACACTCAAGTCCAGCGAACCATTAATGGCGACTGTCATTTTGTATCTATCAAATGTGACAAAGGGTGGTCAGATCCTCTTCCCTGAGTCAGAG AATAAGATCTTGTCTGACTGTACAAAGAGTAGTGACACCCTGAGACCAACTAAAGGAAATGCAATTGTGTTCTTCAATGTCCACCTCGATGCATCCCCTGACCGGAGTAGCTCCCATGCAAGATGCCCTGTTATTGATGGTGAAATGTGGTATGCCATCAAATTCTTTTATCTCAGAAGTATAACTGTACAAAAGGATCCACTGCAATCAGATGGTGACACCTATTGTACCGATGAGGATGAGAACTGTACTCGATGGGCTGCTACTGGAGAGTGTGAAAGGAATTCTGTTTTTATGGTTGGTTCTCCTGATTATTATGGTACATGTAGGAAAAGCTGTAATGCGTGTTGA